Proteins from a genomic interval of Rosa chinensis cultivar Old Blush chromosome 2, RchiOBHm-V2, whole genome shotgun sequence:
- the LOC112190154 gene encoding histone-lysine N-methyltransferase SUVR5 isoform X2, which yields MEVLPCSSVRCVEKSDCPQQSSGTTPVNGESNCLEPAKQVQVIDRTVEGLLPNAEGPQLGTQGVVKGAVHELHTSEGCPNGTSSLDCQVESQKSSSGSHGFESFDDDDVNAQNYSTEPSLISDNSGLKLDSSENGLPYNSREGESSHSDSTWLECHESVPLWVKWRGKWQAGIRCARADWPLSTLRAKPTHDRKKYFVIFFPHTRNYSWADMLLVRSIDEIPQPIAYKTHNAGLRMVEDLSVARRFIMQKLAVGMLNIVDQFHTEALIETARNVVVWKEFAMEASRCNGYSDLGKMLLKLQSMISQSYINHNWLQNSNHSWVQRCQNACSAETVELLKEELVESILWNEVQSLRNAALQPTLGSEWRTWKHEVMKWFSTSHPISNGGEFPQHSSDAPVTPSLQVSRKRPKLEVRRAEAHVSQVESRGSDEAIAIEIDSEFFNNREAVNSATLASEPDKEVNMKDVAALTGDGGVADKWDDVVVATGNSVFIQSKDVEMTPVNDVAGIKSSVPGTKNRQCTAYIEAKGRQCVRWANDGDVYCCVHLSSRFTGSSTKSEGSHSMDTPMCEGTTVLGTKCKHRSLYGSSFCKKHRPKTERETIINTSENGLKRKYEENTSSLDTMNCREMVLVGDVGAPLEVDPVGIMAGDGFNGRGSLFEKSELPAKASNVTEEMRCIGSGLQDSSNHCLESPKRHSLYCEKHLPSWLKRARNGKSRIISKEVFVDLLKDCHSHEHKLHIHKACELFYKLFKSILSLRNPVPKDVQFQWALSEASKNLVVGEIFTKLVCSEKERLVRLWGFNTDEDTREDVCVLNSAMEEPALLPWVVDDNHDDERAIKCKICSEEFMDDQALGTHWMENHKKEAQWLFRGYACAICLDSFTNKKVLETHVQDRHRVQFVEQCMLLQCIPCGSHFGNNEELWSHVLVVHPDDFRPSKAVQHTLSADDGSPRKFELCNSASVENTSQNLANVRKFVCRFCGLKFDLLPDLGRHHQAAHMGPSLVSSRPSKRGIRYYAYRLKSGRLSRPRLKKSLAAASYRIRNRANATIKKRIQASKSLSSGGMDIQSQSTEAVSLGRLAESHCSAVARILFSEMQKTKRRPNNLDILSVARSACCKISLEVLLQGKYGILPQRLYLKAAKLCSEHNIKVSWHQEGFICPKGCRDFNALLPSPLIPRPIGTTVHKSQPLSDPSEEKWEVDESHYVVGSNHLSQRSLQKAHVLCDDISFGQELVPLVCVADEGLLDSLPANAGSSTHQNAGHSMPWENFTYTAKPLLDQSPGLDTESLQLRCSCPHSTCCPEACDHVYLFDNDYDDAKDIYGKPMCGRFPYDDRGRIILEEGYLVYECNQMCSCNRTCPNRVLQNGVRVKLEVFKTEKKGWAVRAGEAILRGTFICEYIGEILDENEANKRRNRYDRDGYGYLFEINAHINDMSRLVEGQAQYVIDSTNYGNVSRFINHSCSPNLMNYQVLVESMDSERAHIGLYANRDIALGEELTYDYRYKLLPGEGCLCHCGAPRCRGRLY from the exons ATGGAAGTGCTCCCTTGTTCGAGCGTTCGATGTGTTGAAAAATCTGACTGCCCCCAACAGAGTTCAGGAACAACTCCTGTGAATGGAGAATCTAACTGCCTTGAACCTGCAAAGCAAGTGCAAGTAATAGATCGTACAGTAGAAGGCTTATTGCCAAATGCGGAAGGGCCTCAATTAGGAACACAAGGTGTAGTTAAAGGGGCAGTTCATGAATTGCATACCTCAGAAGGATGTCCGAATGGAACTTCAAGTCTTGATTGTCAAGTGGAGAGCCAAAAGTCATCTAGTGGTTCGCAtggttttgaatcttttgatgACGACGACGTAAATGCACAGAATTACTCTACAGAACCTTCCTTAATCTCTGACAATAGTGGTCTGAAATTAGATAGCAGTGAAAATGGACTTCCATACAACAGTAGGGAAGGAGAGTCATCTCATTCAGACTCCACATGGCTAGAATGTCATGAATCGGTGCCACTGTGGGTCAAG TGGAGAGGCAAGTGGCAGGCAGGAATTCGTTGCGCAAGAGCTGACTGGCCCCTATCAACTTTGAGAGCAAAACCAACTCATGACAGGAAGAAATATTTTGTGATATTTTTTCCCCACACAAGAAATTATTCTTGGGCAGACATGCTACTTGTTCGGTCCATCGATGAAATTCCACAGCCTATTGCATATAAAACACATAATGCTGGTTTGAGAATGGTAGAAGACTTGAGTGTTGCACGTCGGTTTATCATGCAAAAGTTAGCTGTTGGAATGCTGAATATAGTTGATCAATTTCATACTGAG GCTTTAATAGAGACTGCTCGTAATGTGGTGGTCTGGAAGGAGTTTGCTATGGAGGCTTCTCGCTGTAACGGTTATTCTGATCTGGGAAAGATGCTTCTGAAGCTGCAAAGT ATGATTTCGCAGAGCTACATAAATCATAATTGGCTACAGAATTCAAATCATTCTTGGGTGCAGAGGTGTCAGAATGCCTGTAGCGCTGAGACTGTTGAACTACTGAAGGAG GAATTGGTTGAGTCTATTCTCTGGAATGAAGTCCAGTCTCTTCGGAATGCAGCGTTGCAACCTACTTTGGGTTCTGAGTGGAGAACCTGGAAGCATGAAGTTATGAAATGGTTTTCAACCTCTCATCCCATATCTAATGGTGGGGAATTTCCACAGCACAGTAGTGATGCCCCTGTGACCCCAAGTCTTCAAGTTAGCAGGAAGAGGCCCAAGCTTGAAGTTCGCCGTGCAGAGGCACATGTTTCCCAGGTGGAATCTAGGGGTTCAGATGAAGCTATAGCCATTGAAATTGACTCTGAGTTCTTTAATAATCGAGAGGCTGTAAATTCTGCTACCTTAGCCTCAGAACCCGATAAAGAAGTAAATATGAAAGATGTTGCTGCACTGACTGGAGATGGTGGTGTTGCTGATAAATGGGATGACGTTGTAGTTGCAACTGGAAATTCTGTGTTTATCCAAAGCAAAGATGTGGAAATGACACCGGTCAATGATGTGGCTGGTATAAAGTCTTCTGTTCCTGGGACTAAAAATCGACAGTGCACTGCTTATATTGAAGCCAAAGGAAGGCAATGCGTGAGATGGGCGAATGATGGTGATGTTTACTGTTGTGTGCACTTGTCGTCTCGTTTCACGGGAAGCTCTACAAAATCAGAGGGATCTCACTCTATGGATACACCAATGTGTGAAGGAACAACTGTTCTTGGAACTAAATGTAAGCATCGGTCTCTTTATGGCTCTTCATTCTGTAAGAAGCATAGACCAAAAACTGAGAGGGAaacaatcataaatacttcAGAGAATGGACTTAAGAGAAAGTATGAGGAGAACACGTCTAGTTTAGATACCATGAACTGCAGAGAGATGGTATTGGTGGGAGATGTTGGTGCTCCACTAGAAGTGGATCCTGTTGGAATCATGGCCGGAGATGGCTTTAATGGAAGGGGGAGCCTATTTGAGAAGTCCGAACTTCCTGCCAAAGCTAGTAATGTGACTGAAGAGATGCGTTGCATAGGCTCTGGTTTGCAAGATAGCAGCAACCATTGTCTGGAAAGTCCAAAAAGGCATTCATTATATTGTGAAAAACACCTCCCAAGCTGGCTGAAACGTGCTAGAAATGGTAAGAGTAGGATAATATCAAAGGAAGTATTTGTAGATCTTTTGAAGGATTGCCACTCACATGAGCACAAGTTGCATATACATAAAGCGTGTGAGCTTTTTTACAAGCTCTTTAAAAGTATATTATCTTTAAGAAATCCTGTCCCTAAGGATGTTCAGTTTCAGTGGGCTTTATCTGAAGCTTCTAAGAATTTGGTTGTTGGGGAAATATTTACAAAGTTGGTTTGCAGTGAAAAGGAGAGACTCGTAAGACTTTGGGGCTTTAATACTGATGAAGATACACGTGAGGATGTATGTGTTTTGAACTCTGCCATGGAAGAACCAGCTCTGTTGCCTTGGGTTGTGGACGATAACCATGATGATGAAAGAGCCATCAAGTGCAAAATTTGCTCTGAGGAATTTATGGATGACCAAGCACTTGGAACTCACTGGATGGAAAATCATAAAAAGGAAGCTCAATGGCTCTTTAGAGGTTATGCATGTGCTATCTGCCTGGATTCTTTTACTAATAAAAAAGTTTTGGAAACGCATGTCCAGGACAGACACCGTGTGCAATTTGTTGAACAATGCATGCTTCTCCAGTGCATCCCTTGTGGCAGTCACTTTGGGAATAATGAGGAGTTATGGTCACATGTGCTTGTGGTACATCCTGATGATTTCAGGCCCTCAAAAGCTGTTCAACATACTCTGTCAGCTGATGATGGCTCTCCAAGGAAGTTTGAGTTGTGCAATTCAGCTTCTGTGGAGAATACCTCACAAAATTTAGCTAATGTCCGAAAGTTCGTTTGCAGGTTTTGTGGTTTgaaatttgatttacttcccgATCTTGGCCGCCACCATCAAGCTGCCCACATGGGGCCAAGTTTAGTCAGTTCTCGGCCCTCGAAGAGGGGGATACGTTATTATGCTTATAGATTAAAATCTGGGAGACTTAGCCGTCCTAGATTGAAAAAGAGTTTGGCAGCAGCATCATATAGGATCAGGAACAGAGCAAATGCTACTATAAAGAAACGCATCCAAGCGTCCAAGTCACTTAGCAGTGGAGGAATGGATATACAGAGTCAATCAACTGAGGCAGTGAGTCTTGGTAGGTTAGCAGAATCACATTGTTCAGCAGTAGCAAGGATTTTGTTTTCTGAGATGCAGAAAACAAAACGTAGGCCCAACAACCTGGACATTTTATCTGTTGCTCGCTCTGCTTGCTGCAAGATTAGTCTTGAAGTCCTGCTGCAGGGAAAATATGGAATCTTGCCACAACGCTTGTATCTGAAGGCAGCTAAGCTCTGCAGTGAGCATAACATTAAGGTAAGTTGGCATCAAGAGGGTTTCATTTGTCCTAAAGGGTGCAGGGATTTCAACGCTTTGTTGCCGTCTCCTTTGATACCTCGTCCAATTGGTACTACGGTGCACAAATCTCAACCTTTATCAGATCCTTCTGAAGAAAAGTGGGAGGTGGATGAGAGTCACTATGTTGTTGGTTCAAATCACTTGAGCCAAAGGTCTTTGCAGAAGGCTCATGTATTATGTGATGATATAAGCTTTGGCCAAGAACTAGTGCCCCTGGTCTGTGTAGCCGACGAAGGTCTTTTGGATTCTCTTCCTGCCAATGCAGGTAGTTCTACTCACCAAAATGCTGGACATTCCATGCCTTGGGAGAACTTTACCTATACTGCGAAGCCATTACTTGATCAATCCCCTGGACTGGATACAGAG AGTTTGCAATTGCGTTGTTCCTGCCCACATTCTACATGCTGTCCTGAAGCATGTGATCATGTCTACCTTTTCGATAATGACTATGATGATGCGAAAGACATCTATGGGAAACCCATGTGCGGCAGGTTCCCCTATGATGATAGAGGCCGAATTATTTTGGAG GAAGGCTACCTCGTTTATGAATGCAATCAGATGTGCAGCTGCAATAGAACGTGTCCTAATAGAGTCTTGCAGAATGGAgtaagagtgaaattggaagtcTTCAAGACAGAGAAAAAG GGATGGGCAGTCAGGGCAGGTGAAGCAATCCTGCGTGGCACTTTTATTTGCGAGTACATTGGTGAGATTTTAGACGAAAATGAAGCAAACAAGAGGCGCAACAG GTATGACAGAGATGGTTATGGCTATCTTTTTGAAATCAATGCTCATATTAATGATATGAGCAGATTGGTAGAAGGACAGGCACAATATGTAATCGACTCTACAAACTATGGAAATGTTTCACGATTCATCAATCATAG cTGTTCACCAAACCTTATGAATTACCAAGTTCTTGTGGAAAGCATGGATAGTGAACGTGCACATATCGGTCTATATGCTAATCGTGAT ATAGCTTTGGGTGAAGAATTAACATATGACTATCGGTATAAACTCCTTCCTGGAGAAGGATGTCTGTGCCATTGTGGAGCTCCCAGATGCCGAGGCCGGCTCTATTAA
- the LOC112190154 gene encoding histone-lysine N-methyltransferase SUVR5 isoform X3, with product MLLVRSIDEIPQPIAYKTHNAGLRMVEDLSVARRFIMQKLAVGMLNIVDQFHTEALIETARNVVVWKEFAMEASRCNGYSDLGKMLLKLQSMISQSYINHNWLQNSNHSWVQRCQNACSAETVELLKEELVESILWNEVQSLRNAALQPTLGSEWRTWKHEVMKWFSTSHPISNGGEFPQHSSDAPVTPSLQVSRKRPKLEVRRAEAHVSQVESRGSDEAIAIEIDSEFFNNREAVNSATLASEPDKEVNMKDVAALTGDGGVADKWDDVVVATGNSVFIQSKDVEMTPVNDVAGIKSSVPGTKNRQCTAYIEAKGRQCVRWANDGDVYCCVHLSSRFTGSSTKSEGSHSMDTPMCEGTTVLGTKCKHRSLYGSSFCKKHRPKTERETIINTSENGLKRKYEENTSSLDTMNCREMVLVGDVGAPLEVDPVGIMAGDGFNGRGSLFEKSELPAKASNVTEEMRCIGSGLQDSSNHCLESPKRHSLYCEKHLPSWLKRARNGKSRIISKEVFVDLLKDCHSHEHKLHIHKACELFYKLFKSILSLRNPVPKDVQFQWALSEASKNLVVGEIFTKLVCSEKERLVRLWGFNTDEDTREDVCVLNSAMEEPALLPWVVDDNHDDERAIKCKICSEEFMDDQALGTHWMENHKKEAQWLFRGYACAICLDSFTNKKVLETHVQDRHRVQFVEQCMLLQCIPCGSHFGNNEELWSHVLVVHPDDFRPSKAVQHTLSADDGSPRKFELCNSASVENTSQNLANVRKFVCRFCGLKFDLLPDLGRHHQAAHMGPSLVSSRPSKRGIRYYAYRLKSGRLSRPRLKKSLAAASYRIRNRANATIKKRIQASKSLSSGGMDIQSQSTEAVSLGRLAESHCSAVARILFSEMQKTKRRPNNLDILSVARSACCKISLEVLLQGKYGILPQRLYLKAAKLCSEHNIKVSWHQEGFICPKGCRDFNALLPSPLIPRPIGTTVHKSQPLSDPSEEKWEVDESHYVVGSNHLSQRSLQKAHVLCDDISFGQELVPLVCVADEGLLDSLPANAGSSTHQNAGHSMPWENFTYTAKPLLDQSPGLDTESLQLRCSCPHSTCCPEACDHVYLFDNDYDDAKDIYGKPMCGRFPYDDRGRIILEEGYLVYECNQMCSCNRTCPNRVLQNGVRVKLEVFKTEKKGWAVRAGEAILRGTFICEYIGEILDENEANKRRNRYDRDGYGYLFEINAHINDMSRLVEGQAQYVIDSTNYGNVSRFINHSCSPNLMNYQVLVESMDSERAHIGLYANRDIALGEELTYDYRYKLLPGEGCLCHCGAPRCRGRLY from the exons ATGCTACTTGTTCGGTCCATCGATGAAATTCCACAGCCTATTGCATATAAAACACATAATGCTGGTTTGAGAATGGTAGAAGACTTGAGTGTTGCACGTCGGTTTATCATGCAAAAGTTAGCTGTTGGAATGCTGAATATAGTTGATCAATTTCATACTGAG GCTTTAATAGAGACTGCTCGTAATGTGGTGGTCTGGAAGGAGTTTGCTATGGAGGCTTCTCGCTGTAACGGTTATTCTGATCTGGGAAAGATGCTTCTGAAGCTGCAAAGT ATGATTTCGCAGAGCTACATAAATCATAATTGGCTACAGAATTCAAATCATTCTTGGGTGCAGAGGTGTCAGAATGCCTGTAGCGCTGAGACTGTTGAACTACTGAAGGAG GAATTGGTTGAGTCTATTCTCTGGAATGAAGTCCAGTCTCTTCGGAATGCAGCGTTGCAACCTACTTTGGGTTCTGAGTGGAGAACCTGGAAGCATGAAGTTATGAAATGGTTTTCAACCTCTCATCCCATATCTAATGGTGGGGAATTTCCACAGCACAGTAGTGATGCCCCTGTGACCCCAAGTCTTCAAGTTAGCAGGAAGAGGCCCAAGCTTGAAGTTCGCCGTGCAGAGGCACATGTTTCCCAGGTGGAATCTAGGGGTTCAGATGAAGCTATAGCCATTGAAATTGACTCTGAGTTCTTTAATAATCGAGAGGCTGTAAATTCTGCTACCTTAGCCTCAGAACCCGATAAAGAAGTAAATATGAAAGATGTTGCTGCACTGACTGGAGATGGTGGTGTTGCTGATAAATGGGATGACGTTGTAGTTGCAACTGGAAATTCTGTGTTTATCCAAAGCAAAGATGTGGAAATGACACCGGTCAATGATGTGGCTGGTATAAAGTCTTCTGTTCCTGGGACTAAAAATCGACAGTGCACTGCTTATATTGAAGCCAAAGGAAGGCAATGCGTGAGATGGGCGAATGATGGTGATGTTTACTGTTGTGTGCACTTGTCGTCTCGTTTCACGGGAAGCTCTACAAAATCAGAGGGATCTCACTCTATGGATACACCAATGTGTGAAGGAACAACTGTTCTTGGAACTAAATGTAAGCATCGGTCTCTTTATGGCTCTTCATTCTGTAAGAAGCATAGACCAAAAACTGAGAGGGAaacaatcataaatacttcAGAGAATGGACTTAAGAGAAAGTATGAGGAGAACACGTCTAGTTTAGATACCATGAACTGCAGAGAGATGGTATTGGTGGGAGATGTTGGTGCTCCACTAGAAGTGGATCCTGTTGGAATCATGGCCGGAGATGGCTTTAATGGAAGGGGGAGCCTATTTGAGAAGTCCGAACTTCCTGCCAAAGCTAGTAATGTGACTGAAGAGATGCGTTGCATAGGCTCTGGTTTGCAAGATAGCAGCAACCATTGTCTGGAAAGTCCAAAAAGGCATTCATTATATTGTGAAAAACACCTCCCAAGCTGGCTGAAACGTGCTAGAAATGGTAAGAGTAGGATAATATCAAAGGAAGTATTTGTAGATCTTTTGAAGGATTGCCACTCACATGAGCACAAGTTGCATATACATAAAGCGTGTGAGCTTTTTTACAAGCTCTTTAAAAGTATATTATCTTTAAGAAATCCTGTCCCTAAGGATGTTCAGTTTCAGTGGGCTTTATCTGAAGCTTCTAAGAATTTGGTTGTTGGGGAAATATTTACAAAGTTGGTTTGCAGTGAAAAGGAGAGACTCGTAAGACTTTGGGGCTTTAATACTGATGAAGATACACGTGAGGATGTATGTGTTTTGAACTCTGCCATGGAAGAACCAGCTCTGTTGCCTTGGGTTGTGGACGATAACCATGATGATGAAAGAGCCATCAAGTGCAAAATTTGCTCTGAGGAATTTATGGATGACCAAGCACTTGGAACTCACTGGATGGAAAATCATAAAAAGGAAGCTCAATGGCTCTTTAGAGGTTATGCATGTGCTATCTGCCTGGATTCTTTTACTAATAAAAAAGTTTTGGAAACGCATGTCCAGGACAGACACCGTGTGCAATTTGTTGAACAATGCATGCTTCTCCAGTGCATCCCTTGTGGCAGTCACTTTGGGAATAATGAGGAGTTATGGTCACATGTGCTTGTGGTACATCCTGATGATTTCAGGCCCTCAAAAGCTGTTCAACATACTCTGTCAGCTGATGATGGCTCTCCAAGGAAGTTTGAGTTGTGCAATTCAGCTTCTGTGGAGAATACCTCACAAAATTTAGCTAATGTCCGAAAGTTCGTTTGCAGGTTTTGTGGTTTgaaatttgatttacttcccgATCTTGGCCGCCACCATCAAGCTGCCCACATGGGGCCAAGTTTAGTCAGTTCTCGGCCCTCGAAGAGGGGGATACGTTATTATGCTTATAGATTAAAATCTGGGAGACTTAGCCGTCCTAGATTGAAAAAGAGTTTGGCAGCAGCATCATATAGGATCAGGAACAGAGCAAATGCTACTATAAAGAAACGCATCCAAGCGTCCAAGTCACTTAGCAGTGGAGGAATGGATATACAGAGTCAATCAACTGAGGCAGTGAGTCTTGGTAGGTTAGCAGAATCACATTGTTCAGCAGTAGCAAGGATTTTGTTTTCTGAGATGCAGAAAACAAAACGTAGGCCCAACAACCTGGACATTTTATCTGTTGCTCGCTCTGCTTGCTGCAAGATTAGTCTTGAAGTCCTGCTGCAGGGAAAATATGGAATCTTGCCACAACGCTTGTATCTGAAGGCAGCTAAGCTCTGCAGTGAGCATAACATTAAGGTAAGTTGGCATCAAGAGGGTTTCATTTGTCCTAAAGGGTGCAGGGATTTCAACGCTTTGTTGCCGTCTCCTTTGATACCTCGTCCAATTGGTACTACGGTGCACAAATCTCAACCTTTATCAGATCCTTCTGAAGAAAAGTGGGAGGTGGATGAGAGTCACTATGTTGTTGGTTCAAATCACTTGAGCCAAAGGTCTTTGCAGAAGGCTCATGTATTATGTGATGATATAAGCTTTGGCCAAGAACTAGTGCCCCTGGTCTGTGTAGCCGACGAAGGTCTTTTGGATTCTCTTCCTGCCAATGCAGGTAGTTCTACTCACCAAAATGCTGGACATTCCATGCCTTGGGAGAACTTTACCTATACTGCGAAGCCATTACTTGATCAATCCCCTGGACTGGATACAGAG AGTTTGCAATTGCGTTGTTCCTGCCCACATTCTACATGCTGTCCTGAAGCATGTGATCATGTCTACCTTTTCGATAATGACTATGATGATGCGAAAGACATCTATGGGAAACCCATGTGCGGCAGGTTCCCCTATGATGATAGAGGCCGAATTATTTTGGAG GAAGGCTACCTCGTTTATGAATGCAATCAGATGTGCAGCTGCAATAGAACGTGTCCTAATAGAGTCTTGCAGAATGGAgtaagagtgaaattggaagtcTTCAAGACAGAGAAAAAG GGATGGGCAGTCAGGGCAGGTGAAGCAATCCTGCGTGGCACTTTTATTTGCGAGTACATTGGTGAGATTTTAGACGAAAATGAAGCAAACAAGAGGCGCAACAG GTATGACAGAGATGGTTATGGCTATCTTTTTGAAATCAATGCTCATATTAATGATATGAGCAGATTGGTAGAAGGACAGGCACAATATGTAATCGACTCTACAAACTATGGAAATGTTTCACGATTCATCAATCATAG cTGTTCACCAAACCTTATGAATTACCAAGTTCTTGTGGAAAGCATGGATAGTGAACGTGCACATATCGGTCTATATGCTAATCGTGAT ATAGCTTTGGGTGAAGAATTAACATATGACTATCGGTATAAACTCCTTCCTGGAGAAGGATGTCTGTGCCATTGTGGAGCTCCCAGATGCCGAGGCCGGCTCTATTAA